A stretch of Acidovorax sp. RAC01 DNA encodes these proteins:
- a CDS encoding 23S rRNA (adenine(2030)-N(6))-methyltransferase RlmJ has protein sequence MFSYRHAFHAGNHADVLKHTVLIAALQHLTEKDAALTVLDTHAGAGLYRLDGDYASTSGEAADGVARLFAPTAPALTPALQAYVDMVRAFNQGSTLRVYPGSPFISQRLLRDHDKLKLFELHPTDLRALAGNVAQLEAGRQVAVLHEDGFEGIRKFLPPPARRALVLCDPSYEIKSDYGKVLDMAADSLKRFATGTYAFWYPIIPRPEAHNLPRRLKTLATKAGKGWLHATLTVKNSKPTENAAGDLKRPGLPASGMFLINPPFTLKAALKTALPQMVELLGQDKHATHTLESGG, from the coding sequence ATGTTCAGTTATCGACACGCCTTCCACGCGGGCAACCACGCCGATGTGCTCAAGCACACCGTCCTCATTGCCGCCCTGCAACACCTCACCGAGAAAGACGCGGCGCTGACCGTACTGGACACCCATGCGGGAGCAGGCCTGTACCGGCTCGACGGCGACTATGCCAGCACCAGCGGCGAGGCGGCCGATGGCGTGGCCCGCCTGTTTGCGCCCACCGCGCCAGCGCTCACCCCTGCGCTGCAGGCCTACGTGGACATGGTGCGGGCATTCAACCAAGGCAGCACCCTGCGTGTGTACCCCGGATCGCCCTTCATCAGCCAGCGCCTGTTGCGTGACCACGACAAACTCAAGCTGTTTGAGCTGCACCCCACCGATCTGCGGGCGCTGGCGGGCAATGTGGCCCAGCTCGAAGCCGGCCGCCAGGTAGCCGTGCTGCACGAAGACGGCTTTGAAGGCATCCGCAAGTTTTTGCCCCCACCGGCCCGCCGCGCCCTGGTGCTGTGCGATCCCAGCTATGAAATCAAGAGCGACTACGGCAAGGTGCTCGACATGGCGGCCGATTCGCTCAAGCGCTTTGCCACCGGCACCTACGCGTTCTGGTACCCCATCATCCCGCGGCCCGAGGCGCACAACCTGCCCCGGCGCCTGAAGACGCTGGCCACCAAGGCCGGCAAGGGCTGGCTGCACGCCACCCTGACCGTCAAGAACAGCAAACCCACCGAAAACGCTGCGGGTGACCTCAAGCGCCCAGGCCTGCCGGCCAGCGGCATGTTTCTCATCAACCCGCCCTTCACCCTGAAGGCGGCGTTGAAAACCGCCCTGCCGCAGATGGTCGAACTGCTGGGTCAGGACAAGCACGCCACGCACACGCTCGAATCGGGCGGCTGA
- a CDS encoding septal ring lytic transglycosylase RlpA family protein yields the protein MAALAGGLLWVCTLSAVAQQGLVAEPDAIAPHLLSVPGEAMLIDPPATDASPLPGAPLVPPPVLEPSADEVGLASWYGARFHKRRTASGELFDMKALTAAHPTLPFGSHVCVRSQITGRSVVVRINDRGPHTGNRVIDLSRGAAEVLGMVGLGLKPVELFALEEGDRTCPAP from the coding sequence ATGGCCGCGCTGGCAGGCGGGCTGCTGTGGGTGTGCACGCTGTCTGCTGTGGCGCAGCAGGGGCTGGTGGCCGAACCGGATGCCATCGCGCCGCACCTGCTGAGCGTGCCCGGGGAGGCCATGCTGATCGACCCACCCGCCACCGACGCGTCGCCACTGCCCGGTGCGCCGCTGGTTCCCCCGCCCGTACTGGAGCCTTCTGCCGATGAGGTCGGGCTGGCATCGTGGTACGGGGCGCGCTTTCACAAGCGGCGCACCGCCAGCGGTGAGCTGTTTGACATGAAGGCGCTGACCGCAGCCCACCCCACGCTGCCGTTTGGCTCCCATGTGTGCGTGCGCAGTCAGATCACGGGGCGATCGGTGGTGGTGCGCATCAACGACCGCGGCCCGCACACGGGTAACCGCGTCATCGACCTGAGCCGCGGCGCCGCGGAGGTGCTGGGCATGGTTGGCCTGGGGCTCAAGCCCGTGGAGCTGTTTGCGCTGGAAGAGGGCGACCGGACCTGTCCGGCCCCGTGA